A section of the Geoalkalibacter ferrihydriticus DSM 17813 genome encodes:
- a CDS encoding peptidylprolyl isomerase → MSNTNPLVQMETSRGEIILELDAEKAPLSVANFLAYARAGHYDGTIFHRVIKGFMIQGGGLTLDMQEKPTAAPIKNEARNKLKNKTGTIAMARTEEIDSATAQFFINTEDNKFLNNTGTSAADFGYAVFGQVVDGMDVVYTIEQQPTTSVAGHEDAPVEPVVISKVTVID, encoded by the coding sequence ATGAGCAACACCAATCCCCTTGTCCAGATGGAAACTTCTCGGGGCGAAATCATTCTTGAACTCGATGCCGAAAAGGCGCCCTTGAGCGTTGCCAATTTTCTCGCTTACGCTCGTGCCGGACATTATGATGGGACGATTTTTCACCGCGTAATCAAAGGCTTCATGATCCAGGGTGGCGGGTTGACCCTTGATATGCAGGAAAAACCCACCGCAGCACCCATTAAAAACGAAGCGCGCAACAAATTGAAGAACAAGACCGGCACCATCGCCATGGCCCGCACCGAAGAGATCGACAGCGCGACCGCGCAGTTTTTCATCAACACCGAGGACAATAAATTTCTTAACAACACGGGAACCAGCGCTGCGGATTTCGGCTATGCGGTGTTCGGGCAGGTCGTCGACGGCATGGATGTGGTCTATACCATCGAGCAACAACCGACCACGAGTGTGGCGGGACATGAGGATGCACCGGTTGAGCCGGTGGTGATAAGCAAGGTAACAGTTATTGATTGA
- a CDS encoding putative nucleotidyltransferase substrate binding domain-containing protein: MPAENVFFLPVKDFCQRNVVTCSPDQRLVEAAEIMREKNISSVVVCDGSAPIGILTDRDLRNKVIARGLDPQSLIVHSIMNAPLIVVREEDFLFEALYRMTHHNIHRVGVVDRTGKLTGIITNSDILRLQSRSPQQVMRDIEHAQDVDELKKLHRQVQELVVHLLGTGVATRDLVRTIAHLNDRLLIRLIALTREQSFPDLTDRFAFLVLGSEGRGEQTLTTDQDNAIVYADDLPPADIARLEKFSQILIDNLISIGVPPCPGGIMAKNEAWRRSLQSWTKVLDRWMGSATPENILNGSMFFDLRTLHGDESFERALKEQVAENLQRNDGFLARTAANVQRFKPPLGLFGRIKVETEGDYIGMLDVKKAGIFAITEGIKVLALEAGIFTGGTRERMHALQDAKVLGRKLVADLEASFDFLVSLRLRGQVSALKAGRDPINYIALTQLNRMETGRLRLALQEVKAFQEILGTHFQTTLFR; this comes from the coding sequence ATGCCTGCTGAAAATGTTTTCTTTCTGCCGGTCAAGGATTTCTGCCAAAGAAATGTGGTGACCTGCTCTCCCGATCAGCGACTCGTGGAGGCCGCGGAGATCATGCGGGAGAAAAACATTTCCAGCGTCGTGGTGTGCGACGGGAGTGCTCCCATCGGCATTCTGACCGATCGCGATTTGCGCAACAAAGTCATTGCGCGCGGCCTGGATCCTCAATCGTTGATTGTGCACTCCATCATGAATGCCCCGCTCATTGTGGTGAGGGAGGAGGACTTTCTATTCGAGGCGCTTTACCGAATGACCCACCACAACATCCACCGTGTCGGGGTCGTCGATCGCACTGGAAAGCTCACGGGCATTATCACCAATTCTGATATTCTCAGGCTGCAAAGCCGATCGCCACAACAGGTCATGCGCGACATTGAACACGCGCAGGATGTGGATGAGCTTAAAAAGCTTCATCGCCAGGTGCAGGAGTTGGTGGTGCATCTGCTGGGCACCGGGGTTGCGACGCGCGACCTGGTGCGAACCATCGCCCATCTCAATGATCGCCTTCTGATCCGGCTCATCGCACTGACCCGGGAGCAGAGCTTTCCAGATCTGACGGATCGTTTTGCCTTCCTGGTGTTGGGCAGCGAAGGGCGGGGTGAGCAGACTCTGACGACCGATCAGGACAATGCCATCGTTTATGCCGACGATTTGCCGCCGGCGGATATTGCGCGCCTTGAAAAGTTCAGCCAGATTTTGATTGATAACCTCATCTCTATCGGGGTGCCGCCCTGCCCAGGTGGCATCATGGCCAAAAACGAGGCCTGGCGGCGCAGCCTCCAATCATGGACAAAGGTTCTGGATCGCTGGATGGGTAGCGCAACGCCGGAGAACATTCTCAACGGCAGTATGTTTTTCGACTTGCGCACACTCCACGGCGATGAAAGTTTCGAGCGCGCCCTCAAAGAGCAGGTCGCTGAAAATCTCCAGCGCAACGACGGGTTTCTGGCCCGCACTGCGGCCAATGTGCAGAGATTCAAGCCACCCCTGGGCTTGTTCGGACGCATCAAGGTGGAAACCGAGGGTGATTATATCGGCATGCTCGACGTGAAGAAAGCTGGGATTTTTGCTATCACCGAAGGGATCAAGGTACTGGCGTTGGAAGCAGGCATCTTTACTGGTGGAACCCGTGAACGCATGCATGCCTTGCAGGACGCCAAGGTACTCGGGCGCAAGCTGGTCGCAGACCTTGAGGCCAGCTTCGACTTTCTGGTCTCTCTGAGGTTGCGTGGGCAGGTGAGCGCACTGAAGGCAGGACGCGACCCGATCAACTACATTGCCCTGACGCAACTCAACCGTATGGAGACCGGCCGCCTGCGCTTGGCGCTGCAGGAGGTCAAGGCATTTCAGGAAATTCTCGGAACGCATTTTCAGACAACTTTATTTCGTTGA
- the mdh gene encoding malate dehydrogenase → MARPKIALIGGGQIGGVLAQLCALRELGDVVLFDIVEGLPQGKCLDIAEASPVDGFDVELKGTNDYKDIEGANVVIVTAGLPRKPGMSRDDLIEVNSKIMRQVSEGIKQYAPESFVIVISNPLDAMVTLCQKVTGFPYNRVIGQAGVLDSARFASFIAWELGVSVKDVTAMTLGGHGDDMVPLVRYASVNGIPVMELLERKYKDKAKAKEVMEAMVKRTRGAGGEVVALLKTGSAFYSPASSAMAMAESIIRDQKRVLPTCAFLQGEFGVNGYYVGVPCVLGAEGIEQIIEFELDAEEQAMMDKSVAAVKGLVDSLQL, encoded by the coding sequence ATGGCAAGACCAAAGATTGCGCTGATCGGTGGTGGACAGATTGGTGGCGTGCTGGCTCAGCTTTGTGCCCTGCGCGAACTGGGTGACGTGGTGTTGTTTGACATCGTTGAAGGCCTGCCCCAGGGCAAATGTCTCGATATAGCCGAAGCCTCTCCGGTTGACGGCTTCGACGTCGAACTCAAAGGGACCAACGACTATAAAGACATCGAAGGCGCCAATGTCGTCATCGTCACCGCCGGTCTGCCCCGCAAGCCGGGTATGAGCCGCGACGATCTGATTGAGGTCAACTCCAAAATCATGCGCCAGGTGTCCGAAGGCATCAAGCAGTACGCTCCTGAGTCCTTTGTCATCGTCATCTCCAATCCGCTGGACGCCATGGTGACTTTGTGCCAGAAAGTTACCGGCTTCCCCTACAATCGCGTCATCGGTCAGGCCGGTGTCCTCGATTCGGCCCGCTTCGCTTCTTTTATTGCCTGGGAACTCGGCGTATCGGTGAAAGACGTCACCGCTATGACGCTCGGCGGGCACGGCGACGATATGGTGCCTTTGGTGCGTTATGCCAGTGTCAACGGCATCCCGGTGATGGAGCTTCTTGAGCGTAAATACAAGGACAAAGCCAAAGCCAAGGAAGTCATGGAAGCCATGGTCAAGCGCACCCGTGGTGCCGGTGGCGAAGTCGTGGCCCTGCTCAAGACCGGCAGCGCTTTCTACAGCCCGGCTTCATCGGCCATGGCCATGGCCGAATCGATTATTCGAGACCAGAAACGGGTTCTGCCTACCTGTGCTTTCCTGCAGGGTGAATTCGGCGTGAATGGCTACTATGTTGGCGTTCCTTGTGTTCTCGGCGCCGAAGGTATCGAACAAATCATCGAATTCGAACTGGATGCCGAAGAGCAGGCGATGATGGACAAGTCGGTAGCGGCTGTAAAAGGCCTTGTCGACAGTCTCCAGCTTTAA
- a CDS encoding 2-oxoacid:ferredoxin oxidoreductase subunit beta, with protein sequence MAYDYEKSIRPGKLPHIWCPGCGHGIVMKGLIRAMDTCNLDRKNTAVVSGIGCASRLPGYLDACTLHTAHGRAAAFATGVKMAKPEMNVLCVGGDGDGTAIGGNHFIHACRRNIDMTYVIMNNYIYGMTGGQFSPCTPTGHKASTTPYGNPDPIFDISKLAIGSGATFVARTTAFHATQIDKLIVEGIKHKGMAVIEVLDDCPTTYGRRNKFRSVVDMMKRLKDIAVPVQAAAKMTAEQLEGKTLTGVLYKEDKPEYCEMYQKVIERAQGAAS encoded by the coding sequence ATGGCTTACGATTACGAAAAATCGATCCGCCCCGGGAAACTGCCCCACATTTGGTGTCCCGGTTGCGGTCACGGCATTGTCATGAAGGGCCTGATCCGGGCCATGGACACCTGCAACCTCGACCGTAAGAATACCGCCGTGGTCTCCGGCATCGGTTGCGCAAGCCGTCTGCCCGGCTACCTCGACGCCTGTACTCTGCATACGGCTCATGGTCGCGCGGCTGCTTTTGCCACCGGCGTCAAGATGGCCAAGCCGGAGATGAACGTCCTGTGCGTCGGCGGCGACGGCGACGGCACCGCTATCGGCGGCAACCACTTCATCCATGCCTGCCGGCGCAACATCGACATGACCTATGTCATCATGAACAATTACATCTACGGCATGACGGGCGGGCAGTTCTCGCCCTGTACGCCCACTGGCCATAAGGCCTCGACCACGCCTTACGGCAACCCGGATCCCATCTTTGACATCAGCAAGCTTGCCATCGGCTCCGGTGCGACCTTTGTCGCTCGGACCACCGCTTTTCACGCTACGCAAATCGACAAGCTGATTGTCGAAGGCATCAAGCACAAAGGCATGGCCGTCATTGAGGTTCTTGACGACTGCCCCACCACTTACGGGCGCCGCAACAAGTTCCGTTCGGTTGTGGACATGATGAAGCGGCTCAAGGACATTGCGGTTCCGGTTCAGGCCGCCGCCAAAATGACCGCCGAGCAGCTTGAGGGCAAGACCCTCACCGGTGTTCTCTACAAAGAGGATAAACCGGAATATTGCGAAATGTACCAGAAGGTTATCGAGCGCGCGCAAGGTGCGGCGTCCTGA
- a CDS encoding carbon-nitrogen hydrolase, protein MKKLTVGLVQQSCNADPESNIQKSVAGIREAAGRGAQLVVLQELHTGLYFCQTEDTDCFDQAETIPGPSTELFGALARELGLVIVTSLFERRAPGLYHNTAVVLERDGSIAGRYRKMHIPDDPGYYEKFYFTPGDLGFTPIDTSLGRLGVLVCWDQWYPEGARLMAMAGADLLIYPTAIGWDPRDQKDEQQRQRDAWLTIQRSHAVANGLPVLSVNRVGLEPDPSGQSPGAMFWGSSFVAGPQGEWIARAGTEEEEVLVTDIDLARSEAVRRIWQFLRDRRIDDYDDLTKRYRD, encoded by the coding sequence ATGAAGAAGCTGACTGTCGGTCTGGTTCAGCAAAGCTGCAACGCGGACCCTGAGAGCAATATCCAAAAAAGCGTCGCCGGCATCCGCGAGGCGGCTGGACGCGGTGCGCAACTGGTGGTTTTACAGGAGTTGCACACCGGGCTGTATTTCTGCCAGACGGAAGATACTGACTGCTTCGATCAGGCGGAAACCATTCCCGGTCCGTCCACGGAACTTTTCGGCGCCCTGGCCCGGGAGCTCGGACTGGTTATCGTGACCTCGCTGTTCGAGCGACGCGCGCCCGGCCTCTATCATAACACCGCCGTGGTGCTTGAGCGCGACGGCTCCATCGCCGGGCGCTACCGCAAAATGCACATTCCCGACGATCCCGGCTATTACGAAAAATTCTACTTCACTCCCGGCGATCTCGGCTTCACTCCCATCGACACCTCCCTCGGCCGTCTCGGCGTGCTGGTGTGCTGGGATCAGTGGTATCCCGAAGGGGCGCGCCTCATGGCCATGGCGGGAGCCGATTTGCTTATCTACCCCACCGCCATCGGCTGGGACCCGCGCGACCAGAAGGATGAGCAGCAGCGTCAGCGTGACGCCTGGTTGACGATTCAGCGCTCTCATGCGGTGGCCAACGGCCTGCCGGTGCTCAGCGTCAACCGCGTAGGCCTCGAACCCGATCCCAGCGGCCAGTCTCCCGGCGCGATGTTCTGGGGCAGCAGTTTTGTCGCCGGCCCTCAGGGGGAATGGATCGCCCGCGCCGGAACCGAAGAAGAAGAAGTTCTGGTCACGGACATTGATCTGGCACGCAGCGAAGCGGTGCGACGTATCTGGCAGTTTCTGCGGGACCGGCGCATCGACGACTATGATGATTTAACCAAACGCTATCGGGACTGA
- a CDS encoding bifunctional aconitate hydratase 2/2-methylisocitrate dehydratase — protein MIDAYLKHEAERNAQGIPALPLSPEQTAELCGLLENPPAGKDDFLLDLFKNRISPGVDPAAEVKAEFLDKILKGKASSPLISKVEAVQILGTMMGGYNVQPLVDALKDSALADEAAKALSGITLVYDAFDDVAAMSKSNAAAKKVVESWANAEWFAKKPGVPETIKVKVFKVDGEINTDDFSPAGDAWSRPDIPLHALAMGKSRFPGGIETIAKFREEGHQVAFIGDVVGTGSSRKSACNSVLWHIGKEIPCVPNKKTGGIIIGEVIAPIFFNTAEDSGALPLMMDVSRMNTGDVITINTQKGEVTDEKGEVITTFQIKPNTLADEYRAGGRIPLIIGRALTNKARQALGMGESEVFAKPINPTPKADQGYSLAQKMVGKACGLPGVLPGTACEPTMTTVGSQDTTGPMTADELKELACLRFQSPMFMQSFCHTAAYPKPADVKMHKTLPDFIAERAGVALRPGDGVIHSWLNRLLVPDTVGTGGDSHTRFPIGISFPAGSGLVAFAGAMGFMPLDMPESVLVRFKGKLNEGITLRDVVNAIPYWAIKQGLLTVPKKNKKNIFNGRILEMEGLPELSVEQAFELTDAAAERSAAAGCIQLSEDSVATYLRSNVALMEKMIEEGYRDPETLRKRIDAVNEWLKAPKLLRADKNAEYTEVIEIDLAEITEPILACPNDPDDVKLLSEVAGTPIHDVFLGSCMTNIGHFRAAGEIWRGQKFNPEVRTWLCPPTRMDQEKLKEEAYFAIYSAIGARMEIAGCSLCMGNQARVPDGVNMFSTSTRNFDDRIGNGAKVYLGSAELGAVITNMGKIPTPAEYLAVYKEKVLPKSDQIYQYLQFDELEGYAKSA, from the coding sequence ATGATCGATGCTTATCTGAAACACGAAGCGGAAAGAAACGCCCAAGGTATTCCGGCTCTGCCCCTGAGTCCTGAACAAACGGCCGAGCTTTGCGGATTGCTGGAAAATCCCCCTGCCGGCAAGGACGATTTCCTGCTCGATCTGTTTAAAAACCGTATTTCTCCCGGTGTTGACCCCGCCGCAGAGGTCAAGGCTGAGTTTCTCGACAAGATCCTCAAGGGTAAAGCATCCTCGCCCCTGATCTCCAAAGTTGAAGCGGTGCAAATTCTCGGCACCATGATGGGCGGCTACAACGTTCAGCCTCTGGTCGATGCTCTCAAGGATTCAGCGTTGGCCGACGAGGCCGCCAAAGCTCTCTCCGGCATTACGCTGGTCTATGACGCCTTTGACGATGTCGCAGCCATGAGCAAAAGTAATGCGGCCGCCAAAAAAGTCGTCGAGTCCTGGGCGAACGCTGAATGGTTCGCCAAAAAGCCGGGAGTTCCCGAAACCATCAAAGTCAAAGTGTTCAAGGTTGACGGTGAAATCAACACCGATGATTTTTCTCCGGCCGGCGATGCCTGGAGTCGTCCCGACATTCCGCTGCATGCACTCGCCATGGGTAAAAGCCGCTTCCCCGGAGGGATTGAAACCATCGCCAAGTTCCGCGAGGAAGGGCATCAGGTGGCTTTCATTGGCGATGTGGTTGGAACCGGCTCCTCCCGCAAGTCGGCCTGTAATAGCGTTTTATGGCACATCGGGAAAGAAATCCCCTGCGTGCCGAACAAGAAGACCGGCGGCATTATTATTGGCGAGGTTATCGCGCCGATTTTCTTCAACACCGCGGAAGATTCCGGTGCGCTGCCGCTGATGATGGACGTCTCCAGGATGAACACCGGAGATGTCATCACCATCAACACCCAAAAAGGTGAGGTTACAGACGAGAAGGGCGAAGTGATTACGACCTTTCAGATCAAGCCCAATACTCTCGCTGACGAGTACCGCGCCGGTGGCCGCATTCCTCTGATCATCGGACGCGCTCTGACCAACAAGGCACGTCAGGCCCTGGGCATGGGGGAAAGTGAAGTCTTTGCCAAACCGATCAATCCGACGCCGAAAGCCGATCAGGGATATTCCCTGGCGCAAAAGATGGTCGGCAAGGCCTGCGGATTGCCCGGAGTGCTGCCCGGCACCGCCTGTGAGCCGACAATGACGACGGTTGGTTCCCAGGACACCACCGGTCCCATGACCGCCGATGAACTCAAGGAACTGGCTTGTCTCAGATTCCAGTCGCCCATGTTCATGCAGTCTTTCTGTCATACGGCGGCTTACCCCAAGCCGGCCGACGTCAAGATGCACAAGACGCTGCCCGATTTTATCGCTGAGCGCGCAGGCGTGGCCCTGCGTCCCGGCGATGGTGTCATCCACAGTTGGCTCAATCGTCTGCTGGTGCCCGACACCGTCGGGACCGGGGGCGATTCCCATACCCGCTTTCCCATCGGCATTTCCTTTCCCGCCGGGTCGGGCCTGGTCGCCTTTGCCGGTGCCATGGGCTTTATGCCCCTGGATATGCCCGAATCGGTGCTGGTGCGCTTCAAAGGCAAGCTCAATGAAGGCATCACTCTGCGCGACGTGGTCAACGCCATTCCCTACTGGGCCATCAAGCAGGGGCTGCTCACGGTACCCAAGAAAAACAAAAAGAACATCTTCAACGGCCGTATTCTCGAAATGGAAGGACTGCCCGAGCTGTCCGTCGAGCAGGCTTTCGAGTTGACGGATGCCGCTGCCGAGCGCTCCGCTGCCGCCGGCTGCATTCAGCTCTCCGAGGATTCGGTGGCGACTTACCTGCGCTCCAACGTGGCCCTCATGGAGAAGATGATTGAAGAGGGCTATCGGGATCCCGAAACCCTGCGCAAGCGCATTGACGCCGTCAACGAGTGGCTGAAGGCCCCCAAGCTGCTCAGAGCCGATAAAAATGCCGAATACACCGAGGTTATCGAGATTGACCTGGCCGAAATCACCGAGCCGATCCTTGCCTGCCCCAACGACCCGGACGACGTCAAGCTGCTCTCAGAGGTTGCCGGCACCCCGATTCATGACGTATTTCTCGGCTCGTGCATGACCAATATCGGGCACTTCCGTGCCGCCGGAGAAATCTGGCGGGGTCAGAAATTCAACCCCGAGGTGCGTACCTGGCTGTGTCCGCCGACCCGAATGGATCAGGAAAAGCTCAAGGAAGAAGCCTACTTTGCGATTTACAGCGCCATCGGCGCACGTATGGAAATCGCCGGGTGCTCGCTGTGCATGGGCAACCAGGCACGCGTACCCGACGGGGTGAATATGTTCTCGACCTCGACGCGTAACTTCGACGATCGCATCGGCAACGGTGCCAAGGTCTATCTGGGCTCCGCCGAGCTTGGCGCGGTCATCACCAACATGGGCAAGATTCCGACCCCGGCCGAATATCTGGCTGTTTATAAGGAAAAAGTTCTGCCTAAATCCGATCAGATCTACCAGTATCTTCAGTTCGATGAGTTGGAAGGCTACGCGAAATCCGCCTGA
- a CDS encoding 2-oxoacid:acceptor oxidoreductase subunit alpha gives MAKKVALLQGNEACAHGALYAGCNFFGGYPITPSTEVAEVLANELPKVGGKFIQMEDEIAAMASVIGAALTGAKALTATSGPGVSLKQELIGYACIAETPCVIINVMRGGPSTGMPTGPGQSDVMQARWGTHGDHAAIALVPASCQEIYTETVRAFNLAEKYRMPVQVLYDEIVGHMRERVEFPEPGELEVINREVPSVSPEEYKPYDATKGAVPPLASFGSGYKFHVTGLNKAADGFPTTKAELVDAEERRQIDKVMDAVDDIELNEEYLTEDAEVVIWAYGSTSRSARYAVNELREAGIKAGLFRPLTLWPFPEKRTAALAQQAKAIVVAEMNLGQMIYEVERVAKGACTVVGEFRVDGEPINPGQIMDKVKEVL, from the coding sequence GTGGCTAAAAAAGTTGCTCTTTTGCAGGGGAACGAAGCCTGCGCCCACGGTGCGCTTTATGCCGGGTGCAATTTCTTCGGTGGTTACCCCATCACGCCCTCGACGGAAGTTGCCGAAGTTCTGGCCAACGAACTTCCCAAAGTCGGTGGTAAATTTATTCAGATGGAAGATGAAATCGCCGCCATGGCGTCGGTGATCGGTGCCGCTCTGACGGGCGCCAAGGCTTTGACGGCGACGTCCGGGCCCGGTGTCTCCCTCAAGCAGGAGCTGATCGGTTATGCCTGCATTGCCGAAACGCCTTGTGTCATTATCAATGTCATGCGTGGTGGCCCCTCCACCGGCATGCCGACCGGTCCCGGTCAATCGGATGTGATGCAGGCACGCTGGGGCACACATGGCGATCACGCTGCAATTGCCCTGGTTCCCGCGTCCTGCCAGGAAATTTATACAGAAACTGTGCGAGCCTTCAATCTGGCCGAAAAATACCGCATGCCGGTGCAGGTTCTTTACGATGAAATCGTCGGGCACATGCGTGAGCGCGTCGAGTTTCCCGAACCGGGCGAACTTGAAGTTATCAACCGTGAAGTACCGAGCGTTTCACCCGAGGAATACAAACCCTATGATGCCACCAAGGGCGCCGTTCCTCCCCTGGCGTCCTTCGGTTCCGGCTATAAATTCCATGTCACCGGCCTGAACAAGGCTGCTGACGGTTTCCCCACGACCAAGGCCGAACTGGTTGACGCAGAGGAACGCCGTCAGATCGACAAGGTCATGGATGCCGTCGATGATATCGAGCTGAACGAAGAATACCTGACCGAAGATGCTGAAGTGGTTATTTGGGCATATGGTTCCACTTCACGCTCCGCGCGATATGCGGTAAACGAATTGCGCGAAGCTGGAATCAAGGCTGGTCTGTTCCGTCCGCTCACTCTTTGGCCCTTCCCGGAAAAGCGCACCGCCGCTCTGGCGCAGCAAGCCAAAGCGATCGTCGTGGCCGAGATGAATCTCGGGCAAATGATTTATGAAGTTGAGCGCGTGGCCAAAGGGGCCTGCACGGTGGTCGGCGAGTTCCGCGTCGATGGCGAACCCATCAATCCCGGCCAGATCATGGATAAGGTCAAGGAGGTTCTTTAA
- a CDS encoding 4Fe-4S binding protein, whose protein sequence is MSSAKGTLEIIERYCKGCSICVEFCPTQVLEMDLFVVKDVRPEACIACMQCELRCPDFAIKVHKVA, encoded by the coding sequence ATGAGCAGCGCGAAGGGAACCCTGGAGATTATTGAAAGGTACTGCAAGGGATGCAGTATCTGTGTTGAGTTCTGCCCGACTCAGGTCCTTGAAATGGATCTTTTTGTCGTGAAGGATGTCAGACCGGAGGCTTGTATTGCCTGCATGCAGTGCGAATTACGCTGTCCGGATTTCGCCATCAAGGTTCATAAGGTTGCCTAA
- a CDS encoding 2-oxoacid:acceptor oxidoreductase family protein, translated as MAQRYEIRFSGAGGQGLITAGIILAEAASIIEGKHATQSQSYGPEARGGASKSEVIVSDGPIDYPKATVVDACLAMTQEAADKYANGIKPGGLLLIDSDFVRNEPKGDFKIVRMPIMRTAKEDIGREIVANVVALGAMIALTDVVSREAGEKAVLSRVPEAFIELNKKAYSLGFEKVKALIN; from the coding sequence ATGGCACAACGTTATGAAATTCGGTTTTCCGGTGCCGGTGGACAGGGTCTGATCACCGCCGGTATCATTCTCGCGGAAGCCGCCAGCATCATCGAAGGCAAGCATGCCACTCAGTCACAGAGCTATGGTCCTGAAGCTCGTGGTGGCGCCTCCAAATCCGAGGTTATTGTTTCCGACGGACCAATCGATTACCCGAAAGCGACCGTGGTTGACGCCTGTCTGGCTATGACGCAGGAAGCTGCTGATAAGTATGCCAACGGGATCAAGCCTGGAGGCCTGCTGCTGATCGATTCGGATTTTGTTCGCAATGAGCCCAAGGGCGACTTTAAAATCGTCAGAATGCCGATTATGCGCACCGCCAAAGAGGACATCGGTCGTGAAATCGTCGCTAACGTCGTCGCTCTCGGCGCGATGATCGCACTGACTGACGTCGTGTCGCGCGAAGCCGGGGAGAAGGCTGTTCTCTCTCGTGTCCCCGAAGCTTTCATCGAGCTGAATAAAAAGGCTTACAGCCTTGGTTTTGAGAAGGTTAAGGCGCTGATTAACTGA